ACGAACGCATGCTTTCGGCTGCCTTCTCATAGCTCATGCCGCCGAAAAGGAAGCAGGGATTGATGTCGAATTCGCCCAGAAGCGATTTGCGATATTCGAACTTGTCGACGATTTCCTTGGGCGTCCCCCAGGCCGTGACATCGAGATAGGTTCTGGCCATTCCATCCTTGCCGAGCGCGCGAATGGCGTCGACGGCCTGGGCGTAGGACTCGTAGCCCTTGGCATTTTTAAGATGCTCGCCGGCCAGTTCATAGTGATCGAGTACCGAAAGCAGATAGTTGGTCACATATTTCTGTCCCAACTCCTTCGCGCGTGCAGGATCGGTGTCGCAATAGGTGAAGTCGCATATCATGATCGGCGGTGCGTCTTCGCCATGTTGTGTCTTGTACGCAGCCTTGTATTCCTTGACGGCCTCGGCCTGAGCCTCCCACGGCTTTTGAGCGAAGATCACCATCCGCGCGCCAGCCTTCGCGCACTGAAGAACGGATTCCGGCGACATGGCGACCTGATAGATACGCTCCTTGAAGGAGCCGCGCGGATTGGGACGGATTTCGGTCCGCTTCTGCGGATAGAAGGGGCCGCTCCCTTCGATGAAGCCGGTCTCGAGAGCGTCGATAATCATCGGGCTTGCTTCGTCGAAGCGTTGGCGCGCTTCGTCCATATTCACGCCCATACCGGCATATTCCTTGCGCGCCAGGCCGCGACCCATCCCGAAGAGTGTTCGGCCTTGGCAAAGGTGATCCAGCAGGACGACCTTTTCCGCAATCCGAACGGGCACATTCCAGGGAAGGATGACGGCGCCGGTGCCTAGCTTGATGCGTTTGGTGCGCGCCGCCATGTAGCTCAGGAACTGAGTGTTGTCGGGACAAAACGAATAGTCCTCGAAATGGTGCTCGACGGGCCACAATGCGTCAAAGCCGAGTTCTTCCGCCAAAAGCCCGAGACGGATCTCCTCGTCATAGACTTGGCCGTCGGTTACGCCGGAGTTGGCTCTGTCGAAATTCTGAAAAACCATCTGAATGCCGAACTGCATCGGAATATCTCCCTGTCGTAATGATTTCGGTTTCTTGTTTCAGCGGCCCTTATAGTTAGGCCTGCGCTTCTCCATGAATGCCTTGGGCCCCTCGCGGGCATCCTCGGTCTTGAACACGGGTGCTGCGAAGCGCGACTCCATACCCATCGCCTCGCTCTCGGGGCGACCCAGACATTCGCGGGCGGATTTGCGAATTGCCTGAACGGCGATCGGCCCATTCGCGGCGATCTTCTCCGCGAGTTCGAATGCCGCGTCGAGCACCTGGTTTTGGGGGACGACACGATTCAGGAATCCCAGATCGTAGGCTTCCTGCGCGCTGATCAGGTCGCCGGTGAGCAGCAGTTCCATCGCCCTTGCATAAGGTATCTGGCGCGGAAGGCGCACCGTTGAGCCGCCGCCCGGAAAAATCGCCCATTTGACTTCCTGCACACCGAGCTTTGCCGTATCCGCAGCGATACGCATGTCCGTTCCTTGCGCCAACTCCATTCCGCCTGCGACGGCAAAGCCGTTGATCGCGGCGATGACCGGCTTTGTCACATCGAATGTGCGCAACAAGCCCTTGGCCAGGATATTCGGATCAGCCAGAATTTTCTGATCCCATTCGTTTTGCGGTTTGCGTGCGCCATTTATGAGCGGGATGAGTTGCCCGAGATCCGCGCCCGAACAAAACGCCTTGTCTCCGGCGCCGGTGACGATGGCGACGCGGATATTCGCGTCGTCGCGCACCTCTTCCCAATGACCGGCAAGCCTGACCAACATCTCCGGACTGAACGAGTTGCGCGCTTCCGGGCGGTTGAGCGTGATCAGCGCGATATGGCCCTTTTTTTCGAGCAGGGCCGGTTCCATCGTCATGTTCGCGTCTCCTCTGAATAACATATATGTGTTGCTGATCGCATGGATGTAAATTTATCTGGACTCGGGTTGCGCGGCCAGCGAAGATTTATGATCAGGGATTGTCAAATTAAAAGTCGCGCCCTTGAAACCAAATACGACGCTGGGAGAGCGCCAATGATCAAGAAGCCGATATCCGCGGATTCGCACATCACCGAACCTCCGCATTGCTATGTTGATTACATTGATCCCAAATTCCGTGATCGCGCGCCGCGCATCCAGCGGATCGACAAGATTGGCGATGCTTTCATCGTCGATGGTATGGGGTCTCCAGTTCCGATGGGGCTGGTGGCCGCCGCCGGCAAGGATCCGGCGGAGATCACGACAGACGGCGTCGCCTTCGAAGACCTGTGGAAGAGTGGCTGGGACGCCAAGTTCCGCGTTGCGGACCAGGAGAAGGATGGCATTGCGGCCGAGTTCATCTATCCGACGGTCGGAATGGTGATCTGCAACCATCCCGACTTCGACTACAAGAAGGCCTGCTTCGACGCTTATAATCGCTGGTTGCAGGAATACTGCGGGGAGGCGCCTGACCGTCTTTACGGTCTTGCGCAGGTTTCCATGCGATCACCGGAAGATGGCGTTGCGGAAATCAGGCATGCGAAGGAGATGGGCTTCAAGGGTGTGATGATGCCCGGAAACCCCGCCGTCGAGGATTATGATTCAACTGTATACGACAAGGTCTGGGCGACCGCTGTCGAGTGCGACATGCCGCTCTCGTTCCACATCCTGACCGGCAAATCGGACAGTCTTTCGGGGCAGGTCCGGGGTCCGCGTATCAACGGCTTCCTCTCGATCATTCGTGGCTGCCAGGACGTGATGGGCACTTTCATATTCGGCGGTGTCTTCGATCGCTTCCCCGACCTCAAGGTTGTCTGCGTCGAGGCCGATGCGGGCTGGGTTCCGCACTACATGTATCGCATGGACCATGCCTACAAGCGTCATCGCTACTGGATGAAGGCGCCGCCGCTCAAGCGGATGCCGAGCGACTATTTCAACGACAACATCTATGTGACGTTCCAGGACGACTGGGTTGCCTTCAGGATGAAGGATATGTGCAATGTTCGCCGCCTGATGTGGGCGAACGATTTCCCGCATTCGGATTCGACCTGGCCCTGGTCGCAGGCAATGCTGGAAGAGCACACGAAAAATCTGAGCGAGCAGGAACGCAACTGGATATGCCACGACAACGTCGCGGAACTCTACAAGCTCGCCGTTTGACGATCCGTATACTGATGTCAAGGCGCGGATTTTTTCGATTCACGGGGAGGACGTTTTCATGGACTACGATCTGAAGATCGTGGGTGGATTCATTGTCGACGGCACCGGCTCTCCGGGCTATGCCGGAGACATCGGTATTCGCGATGGCAAAGTTGTGGCTATGGGGCAGGCCCCCGCCGGGGCGAGGACGACTATCGACGCCCGGGGGCAGGTCGTTGCCCCCGGCGTCGTCGATATACATACGCATTACGATGCCCAGCTTCTGTGGGACAGGAATCTGTCGATCTCGCCGTGGCACGGCGTGACGACGGTCGTGGTGGGCAATTGCGGGTTCGGCATCGCACCGACGCGCAAGGAGCACCGCGGCCTTATTCTGCGGACGCTCGAAAATGTCGAGGGCATGAGCGTCAGGGCGCTGGAGGCCGGTCTCGGCGACGAATGGGGGTTCGAGACGTTTCCCGAATATCTCGACGTCGTGGAAAAGAAGGGTACGTTGATCAACGTGGCCGTTCTTCTGGGGCATACGCCGCTTCGCCTCTATGCCCTCGGGCCTGAATCCACCGAACGGGCGGCGCGGCCGGAGGAGGTCAGGCATATGAAAAGCCTGATGCGCGAGGGCCTCGAAGCGGGCGCACTCGGTTATGCGACATCGAAATCGCCGACGCATGTGGGCTACGAGGGCAGACCGGTTCCAAGCCGGCTGGCGGCGTTCAGCGAGATACGGGAGATCGCGTCGGCGCTGGGCGAGGCGGGCGAAGGCGTGATACAGGCGACTGTCGGCAAGGAACTGTCATTTGATGAATTCGCGGAATTGAACCGCGTTTCCGGTCGCCATGTCAGTTGGACGGCGTTGCTGGGCGGTGGCGGGGTGCTGAATGTCGGCTCCGCAGCCGAGCAGTTGGCGCGCTCAAACGAACTTCAGTCGGCTGGTTACGCGGTGTTTCCGCAGGTCACCTGCAGGCCACTCAATTTTGAATTTCGATTCGATCAGCCGTTTCTGTTCCAGAGCATGCCGGTCTTCGCGCCGGTGAACAAAGCCGACCGCGCGGAAAAACTGAGGCTTTACGCCGACAACTCTTTCCGGGCGGGATTCCGGGACGCGATGCGTGGTCCGATTCTCAGTGCATGGGACAAGGCGGTCATCGCTTATTGTCCGGATCGGCCGGAGTTCGGAGAACGGCTGGTGTGCGACGTAGCAGCGGAACTCGGATGCAACTCGATCGATCTTGCGTTGGATCTCTCGATTCAAAGCGATCTGCAGACGCGGTTCCGCCTGCCTGTCGCAAACGCCGACGAAGACGAAGTGGCAACGTTGCTGCGCGATTCCTGCACGGTGCTCGGCCTCTCGGACGCAGGCGCGCATGCGAGCCAACTCTGCGATGCATGTTTTTCTACGCATCTTCTCGGAAGATGGGTCCGTGAAAAGCGCGTTTTGACGCTGGAGGAGGCGGTCCGGATGCTGACATCGCGGCCCGCCGAGGTGTTCGGCATCAAGGATCGCGGTCGCCTCGCTGTGGGAATGCCCGCCGATGTCCTGATCTTCGACGCCGAAACGGTTGGCGCAAGTTCCCTTCGCAGGGTCTATGACCTGCCTGCTGGCGAAGACCGGCTGATTTCCGATGCCTCGGGCATTTCGGCCGTCGTCGTCAACGGGACATTGATCCGGCGCAATGGCGTCGATGTGTTGGGCGCCGAAGGTCGTTTGCCGGGCCGTCTGTTGCGCCATGGCGCAGCAGCCTGAGGAGGACGTGAAAAATGAGTCTTGAGGAACTTGCTGTCGTTCGTCAGCTGCTTGCGGGCCTTGTGACCGGGGAGGCTCGTTCTCTTGAGGATTTTCGTACCTCGTATGACGAGGCTGGCAAGGCGTTCGGTCTTCCCGAAGGCGTGACGGTCACGCCGGTTTCCGCCGGCGGGGTTCCCGGCGAATGGCTGGCGCCGGCTGCCGGTGCCGGCAAGCGGGTTTTGCTCTATCTGCATGGAGGAGGCTATGCGCTTGGTTCTCTCGACTCGCATCGCCATCTTGCGGCGCGCGCAGCTCTTGCCCTGAAAGGCCGGGTTCTGCTGATCGACTACAGGCGGTCTCCAGAGCATCCATTTCCGGCGGCTGTCGATGATGCGCTTGCTGCTTATCGCTGGTTGATCGAGACGGGCGTCGACCCGGTGAAGCTCGCTGTGGCGGGAGATTCAGCCGGCGGCGGCCTGACGGTTGCCGTGCTTCTGGCGGCGCGCGATGCCGGTCTCGGACTTCCGGCTGCGGCCGTTTGTATTTCGCCGTGGGCCAATCTTGAAAATAAAGGTGCCTCTTATGGCGCGAAAGCGAATGTGGACCCGATGGTGCGCCATGCCGATCTTGAGCTGTGGACGGCGGCCTATCTGGGAACTTCAACCCCGCGCAGGACGCCTCTGGCATCGCCGGTATATGCCGATCTCAAGGGATTGCCGCCATTCCTGATTCAGGTAGGCAGTTCGGAGGTTTTGCTCTCGGATAGCCACTTATTGGCCGATAGATTGAAAGAGGCTGGCGTATCCGTCAATCTCCATGTCTGGCCGGAGATGATTCATGTCTGGCACTGGTTTGCGCCGGTCTTGAGCGAAGGCCGCGCGGCGATCGACGAGCTGGCCAGCTTCCTGGATACAAAGCTCGGATGATTATGGCGCTGTATCGTCGTCGATTTCAAGTTGGTCCTCGTCGTCTACAGTCTCCTTAAAGCCTTGCCCGTTTTGTGAGATGTGCTCGGCGATAGCGTTTTTCAGTAACGCCGTGAACGGTTGTTTACGATTGCGAAAATACTCGTTG
Above is a window of Parvibaculum lavamentivorans DS-1 DNA encoding:
- a CDS encoding LLM class flavin-dependent oxidoreductase, whose protein sequence is MQFGIQMVFQNFDRANSGVTDGQVYDEEIRLGLLAEELGFDALWPVEHHFEDYSFCPDNTQFLSYMAARTKRIKLGTGAVILPWNVPVRIAEKVVLLDHLCQGRTLFGMGRGLARKEYAGMGVNMDEARQRFDEASPMIIDALETGFIEGSGPFYPQKRTEIRPNPRGSFKERIYQVAMSPESVLQCAKAGARMVIFAQKPWEAQAEAVKEYKAAYKTQHGEDAPPIMICDFTYCDTDPARAKELGQKYVTNYLLSVLDHYELAGEHLKNAKGYESYAQAVDAIRALGKDGMARTYLDVTAWGTPKEIVDKFEYRKSLLGEFDINPCFLFGGMSYEKAAESMRSFARHVIPALRKSSKRKVA
- a CDS encoding N-acyl-D-amino-acid deacylase family protein, with protein sequence MDYDLKIVGGFIVDGTGSPGYAGDIGIRDGKVVAMGQAPAGARTTIDARGQVVAPGVVDIHTHYDAQLLWDRNLSISPWHGVTTVVVGNCGFGIAPTRKEHRGLILRTLENVEGMSVRALEAGLGDEWGFETFPEYLDVVEKKGTLINVAVLLGHTPLRLYALGPESTERAARPEEVRHMKSLMREGLEAGALGYATSKSPTHVGYEGRPVPSRLAAFSEIREIASALGEAGEGVIQATVGKELSFDEFAELNRVSGRHVSWTALLGGGGVLNVGSAAEQLARSNELQSAGYAVFPQVTCRPLNFEFRFDQPFLFQSMPVFAPVNKADRAEKLRLYADNSFRAGFRDAMRGPILSAWDKAVIAYCPDRPEFGERLVCDVAAELGCNSIDLALDLSIQSDLQTRFRLPVANADEDEVATLLRDSCTVLGLSDAGAHASQLCDACFSTHLLGRWVREKRVLTLEEAVRMLTSRPAEVFGIKDRGRLAVGMPADVLIFDAETVGASSLRRVYDLPAGEDRLISDASGISAVVVNGTLIRRNGVDVLGAEGRLPGRLLRHGAAA
- a CDS encoding enoyl-CoA hydratase-related protein, giving the protein MTMEPALLEKKGHIALITLNRPEARNSFSPEMLVRLAGHWEEVRDDANIRVAIVTGAGDKAFCSGADLGQLIPLINGARKPQNEWDQKILADPNILAKGLLRTFDVTKPVIAAINGFAVAGGMELAQGTDMRIAADTAKLGVQEVKWAIFPGGGSTVRLPRQIPYARAMELLLTGDLISAQEAYDLGFLNRVVPQNQVLDAAFELAEKIAANGPIAVQAIRKSARECLGRPESEAMGMESRFAAPVFKTEDAREGPKAFMEKRRPNYKGR
- a CDS encoding amidohydrolase family protein, translating into MIKKPISADSHITEPPHCYVDYIDPKFRDRAPRIQRIDKIGDAFIVDGMGSPVPMGLVAAAGKDPAEITTDGVAFEDLWKSGWDAKFRVADQEKDGIAAEFIYPTVGMVICNHPDFDYKKACFDAYNRWLQEYCGEAPDRLYGLAQVSMRSPEDGVAEIRHAKEMGFKGVMMPGNPAVEDYDSTVYDKVWATAVECDMPLSFHILTGKSDSLSGQVRGPRINGFLSIIRGCQDVMGTFIFGGVFDRFPDLKVVCVEADAGWVPHYMYRMDHAYKRHRYWMKAPPLKRMPSDYFNDNIYVTFQDDWVAFRMKDMCNVRRLMWANDFPHSDSTWPWSQAMLEEHTKNLSEQERNWICHDNVAELYKLAV
- a CDS encoding alpha/beta hydrolase; protein product: MSLEELAVVRQLLAGLVTGEARSLEDFRTSYDEAGKAFGLPEGVTVTPVSAGGVPGEWLAPAAGAGKRVLLYLHGGGYALGSLDSHRHLAARAALALKGRVLLIDYRRSPEHPFPAAVDDALAAYRWLIETGVDPVKLAVAGDSAGGGLTVAVLLAARDAGLGLPAAAVCISPWANLENKGASYGAKANVDPMVRHADLELWTAAYLGTSTPRRTPLASPVYADLKGLPPFLIQVGSSEVLLSDSHLLADRLKEAGVSVNLHVWPEMIHVWHWFAPVLSEGRAAIDELASFLDTKLG